The Methanocaldococcus jannaschii DSM 2661 genome has a segment encoding these proteins:
- the selD gene encoding selenide, water dikinase SelD, with the protein MERGNEKIKLTELVKLHGUACKLPSTELEFLVKGIVTDDDLLDKNILVGLGDDASIIKRNGLVIAKTVDVFTPIVDDPYIQGKIAACNSTSDIYAMGLLDIVGVLAIVGIPEKLPIHVVREMLKGFQDFCRENKTTIVGGHTILNPWPLIGGAVTGVGREEEVLTKAGVKVGDVLILTKPLGTQTAMALSRIPEEFKDLISITEEERDYIINKAIEIMTTSNRYALKALRKAEERVGDKIANALTDITGFGILGHSNEMAKNSNVLIEINLLPCIKRTPELSRLFGHALLDGYGAETAGGLLISAKEEYKDNLIDELEKAKCYAFEVGRVVKKGEGKAVLSKDVKVIEI; encoded by the coding sequence ATGGAAAGAGGTAATGAAAAAATAAAACTAACTGAATTAGTTAAACTCCACGGATGAGCTTGCAAACTGCCCAGCACCGAGTTAGAGTTTTTAGTTAAAGGAATAGTTACTGATGATGACTTATTGGACAAAAATATCTTGGTTGGTTTAGGAGATGATGCATCAATAATTAAGAGGAATGGGTTAGTTATAGCAAAGACAGTTGATGTCTTTACACCAATAGTTGATGACCCATACATACAGGGAAAAATAGCAGCTTGCAACTCAACAAGCGACATCTATGCTATGGGACTATTGGATATAGTAGGAGTTTTAGCAATTGTTGGTATTCCAGAGAAGCTTCCAATACACGTAGTTAGAGAGATGTTAAAGGGCTTTCAAGACTTCTGCAGAGAGAACAAAACAACAATAGTTGGTGGTCATACAATACTAAATCCATGGCCCTTAATTGGAGGAGCAGTTACTGGTGTTGGAAGAGAGGAGGAGGTTTTAACAAAGGCTGGAGTTAAGGTAGGAGATGTTTTAATATTAACAAAACCATTAGGAACTCAAACAGCGATGGCGTTATCAAGAATCCCAGAGGAGTTTAAGGATTTAATTAGCATAACTGAAGAAGAAAGAGACTACATCATAAATAAGGCAATAGAGATAATGACTACATCAAACAGATATGCATTAAAAGCTCTAAGAAAGGCTGAAGAAAGAGTTGGAGATAAAATAGCAAATGCTTTAACTGACATAACTGGATTTGGAATATTGGGGCATTCAAATGAAATGGCTAAGAATAGCAATGTTTTAATAGAAATAAATTTACTGCCTTGTATAAAAAGGACTCCAGAGTTAAGCAGATTATTTGGACATGCTTTATTGGATGGTTATGGTGCAGAAACTGCTGGTGGCTTATTAATATCAGCAAAAGAAGAATATAAAGATAATTTAATTGATGAGTTGGAAAAAGCTAAATGCTATGCTTTTGAAGTTGGAAGAGTTGTGAAAAAAGGTGAAGGTAAAGCAGTTTTAAGTAAGGATGTTAAAGTTATTGAAATTTAA
- the purC gene encoding phosphoribosylaminoimidazolesuccinocarboxamide synthase translates to MEIKLEEILKKQPLYSGKAKSIYEIDDDKVLIEFRDDITAGNGAKHDVKQGKGYLNALISSKLFEALEENGVKTHYIKYIEPRYMIAKKVEIIPIEVIVRNIAAGSLCRRYPFEEGKELPFPIVQFDYKNDEYGDPMLNEDIAVALGLATREELNKIKEIALKVNEVLKKLFDEKGIILVDFKIEIGKDREGNLLVADEISPDTMRLWDKETRDVLDKDVFRKDLGDVIAKYRIVAERLGLL, encoded by the coding sequence ATGGAGATAAAATTAGAAGAAATTCTAAAAAAACAGCCATTATACAGTGGAAAGGCAAAGTCAATCTATGAGATTGATGATGATAAAGTTTTGATAGAGTTTAGAGATGATATAACAGCTGGAAATGGAGCTAAGCATGATGTCAAACAAGGAAAAGGTTACTTAAATGCTCTAATCTCATCAAAGTTATTTGAGGCTTTAGAGGAAAATGGAGTCAAAACCCACTATATAAAGTATATAGAACCAAGATACATGATAGCTAAAAAAGTTGAGATAATTCCAATTGAGGTTATAGTTAGAAATATAGCTGCTGGAAGTTTGTGTAGAAGATATCCTTTTGAAGAAGGGAAAGAATTGCCATTTCCAATTGTTCAATTTGACTATAAAAATGATGAGTATGGAGACCCAATGCTAAATGAAGATATTGCTGTAGCTTTAGGTTTAGCTACAAGAGAGGAGCTAAATAAAATTAAAGAAATTGCTTTAAAGGTTAATGAAGTATTAAAGAAATTGTTTGATGAGAAGGGCATTATATTAGTTGATTTCAAAATTGAAATTGGTAAAGATAGGGAAGGCAATTTATTAGTTGCAGATGAGATAAGCCCAGATACTATGAGATTGTGGGATAAGGAGACACGAGATGTCTTAGATAAGGATGTATTTAGAAAGGATTTAGGGGATGTTATTGCAAAATACAGAATTGTCGCTGAGAGATTGGGATTATTATAA
- the purS gene encoding phosphoribosylformylglycinamidine synthase subunit PurS yields MYKATVIIKLKKGVLNPEGRTIQRALNFLGFNNVKEVQTYKMIDIIMEGENEEKVKEEVEEMCKKLLANPVIHDYEIKVEKIE; encoded by the coding sequence ATGTATAAGGCAACAGTTATAATAAAGTTAAAAAAAGGAGTTCTAAATCCAGAAGGAAGGACAATACAGAGAGCTTTAAACTTTTTAGGATTTAATAATGTTAAAGAAGTCCAAACATACAAGATGATTGATATAATAATGGAAGGAGAAAATGAAGAAAAAGTTAAAGAGGAAGTTGAAGAAATGTGTAAAAAGCTCTTAGCAAACCCTGTTATTCATGATTATGAGATAAAAGTCGAGAAAATTGAATAA
- the serB gene encoding phosphoserine phosphatase SerB, producing the protein MEKKKKLILFDFDSTLVNNETIDEIAREAGVEEEVKKITKEAMEGKLNFEQSLRKRVSLLKDLPIEKVEKAIKRITPTEGAEETIKELKNRGYVVAVVSGGFDIAVNKIKEKLGLDYAFANRLIVKDGKLTGDVEGEVLKENAKGEILEKIAKIEGINLEDTVAVGDGANDISMFKKAGLKIAFCAKPILKEKADICIEKRDLREILKYIK; encoded by the coding sequence ATGGAGAAGAAGAAAAAGCTTATTTTATTTGATTTTGATAGCACATTGGTTAATAATGAGACAATTGATGAGATTGCAAGAGAGGCGGGAGTTGAGGAAGAAGTTAAAAAAATTACTAAAGAAGCAATGGAAGGGAAATTAAATTTTGAGCAATCTTTAAGAAAAAGAGTTAGTTTATTAAAAGACCTTCCAATTGAAAAGGTTGAAAAAGCTATTAAAAGAATAACACCAACAGAGGGAGCTGAAGAGACTATTAAAGAGTTAAAAAATAGAGGTTATGTTGTTGCTGTTGTTAGTGGAGGTTTTGATATTGCTGTTAATAAAATTAAAGAAAAATTGGGATTAGATTATGCTTTTGCAAATAGATTGATTGTTAAAGATGGAAAACTAACTGGAGATGTTGAGGGAGAGGTTTTAAAAGAAAATGCTAAGGGAGAAATTTTGGAAAAGATAGCTAAAATTGAGGGAATAAATTTGGAGGATACTGTTGCTGTAGGAGATGGAGCTAATGACATAAGTATGTTTAAAAAAGCTGGTTTGAAGATAGCTTTTTGTGCTAAGCCAATTTTAAAAGAGAAGGCAGATATTTGTATAGAGAAAAGGGATTTGAGAGAGATTTTAAAGTATATTAAATAA
- a CDS encoding UPF0104 family protein, whose protein sequence is MKIKITKSTILLIISFLFILAIMAYIGLDKIIKVLINTNPEYVILAFILQILVSVILSARWKFIIKILGYSANFKNIFLLVLMGLFINNITPSMRGGGEAFRAYYLSKLEEIPKGLAFSTVVVERVLDTAIFLFFTLFVIGYFVVTGFKYLEYLILSWIFLFSLTAIIIYLIANKGLLIKTVTKISKFICKYCSYNYDETKILQSIEEFYNSMKFFKNKRGWEVVVAIFLSVMRYIFDILKLWLLFLSLSYVVSVICVSAVYLITLLSGVLSITPSGFGTADTVMILSFSAFNIPPSVAAAVTLLDRLVSYILPTILGYIAMLIIKREIDKKKGK, encoded by the coding sequence ATGAAAATAAAGATAACTAAATCCACAATATTGTTGATAATTAGCTTTTTATTTATTTTAGCAATAATGGCATATATTGGCTTAGATAAAATAATAAAAGTTCTTATCAATACAAACCCAGAATATGTAATTCTTGCTTTTATACTTCAAATACTGGTTTCTGTAATTCTCTCAGCAAGATGGAAATTTATAATTAAGATTTTAGGTTATTCTGCAAATTTTAAAAATATCTTTTTACTCGTTTTAATGGGATTGTTTATTAACAATATAACTCCATCTATGAGAGGGGGAGGAGAGGCATTTAGAGCTTATTATTTATCAAAACTTGAAGAGATTCCAAAAGGTTTGGCATTTTCTACAGTTGTAGTTGAAAGAGTTTTAGATACAGCGATATTTTTATTTTTCACATTATTTGTTATTGGATACTTTGTAGTTACTGGATTTAAGTATCTTGAGTATCTTATACTATCTTGGATTTTTTTATTTTCTCTAACTGCAATAATTATCTATTTAATTGCAAATAAAGGACTTCTAATTAAGACGGTTACCAAAATATCAAAGTTTATCTGTAAATATTGCTCATATAATTATGATGAGACAAAAATCCTACAATCTATTGAAGAGTTTTACAACAGTATGAAATTTTTTAAAAATAAGAGAGGATGGGAGGTTGTTGTAGCCATATTTTTATCAGTTATGCGGTATATCTTCGATATTTTAAAATTATGGCTGTTATTTTTGTCTCTCTCTTATGTTGTCTCAGTTATTTGTGTATCTGCAGTATATTTAATAACCCTCCTCTCTGGTGTTTTATCTATAACTCCAAGTGGCTTTGGAACAGCAGACACAGTTATGATACTTTCTTTCTCTGCTTTTAATATTCCTCCTTCAGTCGCTGCAGCAGTTACTTTATTAGACAGACTTGTTTCTTACATACTCCCTACAATCCTTGGTTATATTGCTATGTTAATTATAAAAAGAGAGATTGATAAGAAAAAAGGAAAATAA
- the aksF gene encoding homoisocitrate dehydrogenase, protein MMKVCVIEGDGIGKEVIPEAIKILNELGEFEIIKGEAGLECLKKYGNALPEDTIEKAKEADIILFGAITSPKPGEVQNYKSPIITLRKMFHLYANVRPINNFGIGQLIGKIADYEFLNAKNIDIVIIRENTEDLYVGRERLENDTAIAERVITRKGSERIIRFAFEYAIKNNRKKVSCIHKANVLRITDGLFLEVFNEIKKHYNIEADDYLVDSTAMNLIKHPEKFDVIVTTNMFGDILSDEASALIGGLGLAPSANIGDDKALFEPVHGSAPDIAGKGIANPMASILSIAMLFDYIGEKEKGDLIREAVKYCLINKKVTPDLGGDLKTKDVGDEILNYIRKKLKGY, encoded by the coding sequence ATGATGAAGGTGTGTGTTATAGAAGGGGATGGAATAGGAAAAGAAGTGATTCCAGAGGCCATAAAAATATTAAATGAGTTGGGAGAGTTTGAAATAATAAAAGGAGAGGCAGGATTAGAATGTTTAAAAAAATATGGTAATGCACTTCCAGAGGATACAATAGAAAAAGCTAAAGAGGCAGATATTATTTTGTTTGGGGCTATAACCTCACCAAAGCCAGGGGAAGTTCAAAATTATAAAAGCCCTATAATAACGTTGAGGAAGATGTTTCATTTATATGCAAATGTAAGACCAATAAACAACTTTGGAATTGGACAATTAATTGGGAAAATTGCAGATTATGAATTCTTAAATGCTAAGAATATTGATATAGTTATTATAAGAGAGAATACGGAAGATTTATATGTTGGTAGAGAGAGATTAGAAAATGATACAGCAATAGCTGAGAGGGTTATAACAAGAAAGGGTAGCGAGAGAATAATAAGATTTGCATTTGAATATGCTATAAAAAATAATAGGAAAAAGGTATCTTGCATCCATAAAGCTAATGTTTTAAGAATAACTGATGGTTTATTCTTAGAGGTTTTTAATGAAATAAAAAAACATTATAATATAGAGGCAGATGATTATTTAGTTGATTCAACAGCTATGAACTTAATAAAACATCCTGAAAAATTTGATGTTATTGTTACAACAAACATGTTTGGGGATATTTTATCAGATGAGGCATCTGCATTAATTGGAGGACTTGGTTTAGCTCCTTCAGCAAATATAGGAGATGATAAAGCATTATTTGAGCCAGTTCATGGTTCAGCTCCAGATATAGCTGGGAAAGGTATAGCAAATCCAATGGCATCTATATTAAGTATTGCTATGCTTTTTGATTATATTGGAGAGAAAGAAAAGGGAGATTTGATTAGAGAGGCAGTGAAATACTGCTTAATAAACAAAAAAGTTACTCCTGACTTGGGAGGGGATTTAAAGACAAAAGATGTTGGAGACGAAATTCTAAATTACATTAGAAAGAAGTTAAAGGGATATTGA
- the glyA gene encoding bifunctional serine hydroxymethyltransferase/L-allo-threonine aldolase yields MEYSDVPKFIRDVSIKQHEWMRESIKLIASENITSLAVREACATDFMHRYAEGLPGKRLYQGCKYIDEVETLCIELSKELFKAEHANVQPTSGVVANLAVFFAETKPGDKLMALSVPDGGHISHWKVSAAGIRGLKVINHPFDPEEMNIDADAMVKKILEEKPKLILFGGSLFPFPHPVADAYEAAQEVGAKIAYDGAHVLGLIAGKQFQDPLREGAEYLMGSTHKTFFGPQGGVILTTKENADKIDSHVFPGVVSNHHLHHKAGLAIALAEMLEFGEAYAKQVIKNAKALAQALYERGFNVLCEHKDFTESHQVIIDIESSPDIEFSASELAKMYEEANIILNKNLLPWDDVNNSDNPSGIRLGTQECTRLGMKEKEMEEIAEFMKRIAIDKEKPEKVREDVKEFAKEYSTIHYSFDEGDGFKYLRFY; encoded by the coding sequence ATGGAATATTCGGATGTTCCAAAGTTTATTAGGGACGTTTCAATAAAACAGCACGAGTGGATGAGAGAGAGCATAAAATTAATTGCAAGTGAGAATATAACAAGTTTAGCAGTTAGAGAGGCGTGTGCAACAGATTTTATGCATAGATATGCTGAGGGATTACCAGGAAAAAGATTATACCAAGGATGTAAATATATAGATGAAGTTGAAACACTCTGTATAGAGTTGTCTAAAGAATTATTTAAAGCTGAACACGCAAACGTTCAGCCAACAAGTGGTGTCGTTGCTAATTTAGCTGTTTTCTTTGCTGAAACAAAGCCAGGGGATAAATTAATGGCTTTAAGTGTTCCAGATGGTGGGCATATAAGCCATTGGAAAGTAAGTGCTGCTGGAATTAGAGGATTAAAAGTTATAAACCATCCATTCGACCCAGAAGAGATGAATATTGATGCTGATGCAATGGTTAAAAAAATCTTAGAAGAGAAGCCAAAGCTAATATTGTTTGGAGGTTCTTTATTCCCATTCCCTCATCCAGTAGCTGATGCCTATGAAGCTGCTCAAGAAGTTGGTGCTAAAATTGCCTATGATGGAGCTCATGTTTTGGGATTAATAGCTGGAAAGCAGTTCCAAGACCCATTGAGAGAAGGGGCGGAGTATTTAATGGGTAGCACTCATAAAACATTCTTTGGTCCTCAAGGAGGAGTTATATTAACAACAAAAGAAAACGCTGACAAGATAGACAGCCATGTATTCCCAGGGGTTGTTAGTAACCATCATTTACATCATAAGGCTGGTTTAGCCATTGCCTTAGCTGAGATGTTGGAGTTTGGAGAAGCTTATGCTAAGCAAGTTATTAAGAATGCAAAGGCATTAGCTCAGGCTCTGTATGAGAGAGGATTTAATGTTTTATGTGAGCACAAGGACTTTACAGAAAGCCATCAAGTAATTATTGATATAGAGAGTTCTCCAGACATAGAGTTTTCAGCAAGTGAGTTAGCTAAGATGTATGAAGAGGCAAATATCATTTTAAATAAAAACTTATTGCCATGGGATGATGTTAATAACTCAGACAATCCAAGTGGTATTAGGTTAGGAACACAAGAATGTACAAGATTAGGAATGAAAGAAAAAGAGATGGAAGAAATAGCTGAATTTATGAAAAGGATAGCTATTGATAAAGAAAAACCAGAGAAAGTTAGAGAGGATGTTAAAGAATTTGCTAAGGAGTACAGCACTATTCATTACAGTTTTGATGAGGGAGATGGATTTAAATATCTAAGATTCTATTAA
- the cobT gene encoding nicotinate mononucleotide-dependent phosphoribosyltransferase CobT: MSIIAINENGFLDKIKGRNPLFTCVISSIETTLSIPISGVHRDVIKYTPSADVELVFYGKSLTLKTPPIDATGSPTPATITRACVELKNIKNLHIDAGAFVKPKIPFIEIDEKPTGRIEEGKAMNNSKELYMKGYLLGKNLDAELLIVGESVPGGTTTALGVLLGLGYDAEGKVSSGSINNPHELKIKVVREGLKKAGINEKSSVFDVLNAVGDKMMPVVAGLAISFAERNKPVILAGGTQMSAVLAVIKEINKKVLDKNLIAIGTTEFVLNDKKGDLKGIVEQIGNVPVLASKFYFEKAKIEGLKNYCKGSVKEGVGAGGIAVYSIVNDLEPTKIREFIENKFYEWYKE; encoded by the coding sequence ATGAGCATAATAGCAATAAATGAAAATGGCTTCTTAGATAAAATTAAAGGAAGAAATCCTTTATTTACTTGTGTAATTTCATCAATAGAAACTACCTTATCAATTCCAATATCTGGAGTGCATAGGGATGTTATTAAATACACACCCTCTGCAGATGTTGAGCTTGTTTTTTATGGAAAATCTCTAACTTTAAAAACTCCTCCAATAGATGCCACTGGCTCACCAACACCTGCAACCATAACGAGGGCATGTGTTGAGCTAAAGAATATAAAAAACCTCCACATAGATGCGGGAGCTTTTGTTAAGCCAAAGATTCCTTTTATAGAGATAGATGAAAAGCCAACTGGGAGAATAGAAGAAGGTAAAGCAATGAATAACTCAAAGGAATTATATATGAAAGGTTATCTCTTAGGTAAAAACTTAGATGCTGAATTATTAATTGTTGGGGAGAGTGTTCCTGGTGGGACAACAACAGCATTAGGGGTTTTATTAGGATTAGGATATGATGCCGAGGGAAAGGTTAGCTCTGGCTCTATAAATAACCCCCATGAGTTAAAAATAAAGGTTGTTAGAGAGGGTTTAAAGAAAGCTGGCATTAATGAAAAATCATCTGTCTTTGATGTTTTAAATGCCGTTGGAGATAAGATGATGCCTGTTGTTGCTGGTTTGGCTATAAGTTTTGCTGAAAGAAATAAGCCAGTTATTTTAGCTGGAGGAACACAGATGAGTGCTGTCTTAGCAGTTATAAAAGAGATTAACAAAAAGGTTTTAGATAAAAACTTAATAGCCATAGGAACAACTGAATTTGTTTTAAATGATAAAAAAGGAGATTTAAAGGGAATAGTTGAGCAGATAGGAAATGTTCCAGTTTTAGCATCTAAGTTTTATTTTGAAAAAGCAAAGATTGAGGGATTAAAAAATTATTGCAAAGGTTCAGTAAAAGAAGGAGTAGGGGCTGGAGGAATAGCAGTTTATAGTATAGTTAATGATTTGGAACCAACGAAAATAAGGGAGTTTATAGAAAATAAGTTTTATGAGTGGTATAAAGAATAA
- a CDS encoding phosphoadenosine phosphosulfate reductase domain-containing protein — protein sequence MKCSICVHTSKTKKIINYEGKPICVDCLTMLKYPPNFEKMKKEVEEILYNLKKEGGKYHCILAFSGGKDSVLALKLLKEKFKLNPLCVMVDNKYMAKEAIENALNVTKHYQVDLMILNRDYTDLFEDAIKRGESPCRRCSRLILREVWRVTKLLGLKYIITGHELPFGHSAIREMKEGIKMIRLLAPYKFKEEEKYKMLEDLPWKKPDLGGYTTNCLVLGVALERFYDKYGFSFEIDRIATLVRLGLLSKEKAKKELEKPKVPKEIYEELRRRGLKI from the coding sequence ATGAAATGTTCAATCTGTGTTCATACCTCAAAAACAAAAAAGATAATTAACTATGAAGGGAAGCCAATATGTGTAGATTGTTTAACAATGTTAAAATATCCTCCAAACTTTGAGAAGATGAAAAAAGAGGTTGAAGAAATTTTATATAATTTAAAAAAAGAGGGAGGAAAATATCATTGCATTTTAGCATTTTCTGGTGGAAAAGATAGTGTTTTAGCATTAAAATTATTAAAAGAGAAATTTAAATTAAATCCATTATGTGTTATGGTTGATAATAAGTATATGGCTAAAGAAGCCATAGAAAACGCTTTAAATGTAACAAAACATTATCAAGTAGATTTAATGATATTAAATAGAGATTACACAGATTTATTTGAAGATGCAATAAAAAGAGGAGAAAGTCCTTGTAGGAGATGCTCAAGGCTTATATTGAGAGAGGTTTGGAGAGTTACTAAATTGTTGGGATTGAAGTATATAATTACTGGGCATGAGTTACCTTTCGGACACTCTGCAATAAGGGAGATGAAGGAAGGCATAAAAATGATAAGGTTATTAGCACCCTATAAATTTAAAGAAGAGGAGAAATATAAAATGTTAGAAGATTTACCTTGGAAAAAACCAGATTTGGGTGGTTATACAACAAACTGCTTAGTTTTAGGAGTTGCATTAGAGAGATTTTATGATAAATATGGGTTTAGCTTTGAGATTGATAGGATTGCTACACTTGTTAGGTTGGGTTTGTTATCTAAAGAAAAAGCTAAGAAGGAATTGGAAAAACCTAAAGTTCCTAAGGAGATTTATGAAGAGTTGAGAAGAAGAGGATTGAAGATATAA
- a CDS encoding CDP-2,3-bis-(O-geranylgeranyl)-sn-glycerol synthase, with translation MFYRLLFASLWYILPAYVANASACIFGGGTPVDLGKNFIDGRRLIGNGVTYRGCIFGILCGTLVGLIQGILVDFNIFNSLDFYGTVLDHVILAFFLSVGAIVGDAVGSFIKRRLNIERGKPAPLLDQLDFVIGALAFGYIVAPIPYEMIIIICLFTVFVHLLGNIIAYKLGIKDVWW, from the coding sequence ATGTTTTATAGGTTGTTGTTTGCATCACTTTGGTATATATTGCCAGCTTATGTTGCAAATGCATCAGCATGTATATTTGGCGGAGGTACTCCAGTAGATTTGGGAAAAAATTTTATTGATGGAAGGAGATTAATAGGTAATGGAGTAACATATAGAGGTTGCATTTTCGGAATTTTATGTGGAACGTTAGTTGGATTAATTCAGGGAATTTTAGTAGATTTTAATATTTTTAATAGCTTAGATTTTTATGGCACTGTTTTAGACCATGTTATATTGGCTTTCTTTTTATCAGTCGGGGCTATTGTTGGTGATGCAGTAGGTAGCTTTATAAAAAGAAGGTTAAATATTGAAAGAGGAAAGCCAGCTCCGTTATTAGACCAACTTGACTTTGTTATAGGAGCTTTAGCATTTGGTTATATTGTTGCTCCAATACCCTATGAGATGATAATTATAATCTGTTTATTTACTGTCTTTGTTCATCTACTTGGAAACATAATTGCCTATAAATTAGGCATTAAAGATGTGTGGTGGTAA
- a CDS encoding ACT domain-containing protein — MITIDIELKDKPGELLRVLTPISKYGANVISIIHSREEKRGGKVPVRIVIDVDDKDKLKKILEDLEKEGAIIKKIDGKDKKVYLDVVVIGHVVDTNVRDTIDRINEIGLVEDLDLIMPHPDKESSAMMRIIVDEDKIEELFYLFEELEKEKGLLFIKSIF; from the coding sequence ATGATTACAATAGATATTGAGTTAAAAGACAAACCTGGAGAATTGTTGAGAGTTTTAACTCCAATTTCAAAATACGGGGCTAATGTAATAAGCATTATTCACTCAAGAGAGGAAAAAAGAGGAGGGAAAGTTCCTGTAAGGATTGTTATTGATGTTGATGATAAAGATAAATTAAAAAAGATTTTAGAAGATTTAGAAAAAGAGGGAGCTATAATTAAAAAAATAGATGGAAAAGATAAGAAGGTTTATTTAGATGTTGTTGTTATAGGGCACGTTGTTGATACCAACGTGAGAGACACAATAGACAGAATAAATGAGATAGGACTTGTTGAAGATTTAGATTTGATTATGCCACATCCAGATAAAGAATCATCAGCAATGATGAGAATTATCGTTGATGAGGATAAGATAGAGGAGCTTTTTTACTTATTTGAAGAGTTAGAAAAAGAAAAAGGATTGTTATTCATAAAATCCATATTTTAA
- a CDS encoding homoserine dehydrogenase: MDIIIVGFGAIGKGIAKVLYDKKDYLKKNYEEFKVVAITDSSGAAIDEDGLDLLKAIEVKEKTGKIKNYPEKGREMSSIDVIKEVDADVVVEVTPSNLETGDPAKTHILESFKNKKHVVTANKGPLALCYKELIEEAKKHGVIFRHEASVGGAMPIINLAKETLAGNEILSIRGILNGTTNYILTKMEKEGLDFETALKEAKELGIAETDPTQDIEGLDTAAKIVILANSIMGMNKTIKDVKVKGISRITPEALFLANKRGYTIKLIGQIKDGYLIVEPMLVPIDSPLNVKGTLNVAMFETDLAKEVVVVGRGAGPIETASAILSDLIHIYNSTKK; encoded by the coding sequence ATGGATATAATTATAGTAGGATTTGGAGCTATAGGAAAAGGAATTGCTAAGGTCTTGTATGATAAAAAAGATTATTTAAAAAAGAACTATGAGGAATTTAAGGTTGTTGCTATAACAGATAGCTCTGGAGCTGCAATAGATGAAGATGGCTTAGATTTACTAAAAGCAATAGAAGTTAAAGAAAAAACTGGAAAGATTAAAAATTATCCAGAGAAAGGAAGAGAGATGAGTTCAATAGATGTTATAAAAGAAGTTGATGCGGATGTTGTTGTTGAAGTAACACCATCAAACTTAGAAACAGGAGACCCAGCTAAAACTCATATATTAGAAAGCTTTAAAAATAAAAAACACGTTGTAACAGCTAATAAAGGACCGTTAGCTTTATGTTATAAGGAGTTGATTGAAGAGGCAAAAAAACATGGAGTTATTTTCAGACATGAGGCTTCAGTTGGAGGGGCAATGCCAATAATAAACTTGGCTAAAGAGACATTAGCAGGAAATGAAATTTTATCAATAAGGGGAATTTTAAATGGAACAACCAACTACATACTAACAAAAATGGAGAAAGAGGGTTTAGATTTTGAAACTGCATTAAAAGAGGCTAAAGAGCTTGGAATAGCTGAAACAGACCCAACTCAAGATATTGAGGGTTTAGACACTGCAGCAAAGATTGTTATCTTAGCAAACTCAATTATGGGCATGAATAAAACAATAAAAGATGTAAAAGTTAAGGGAATAAGTAGAATAACTCCAGAAGCTCTATTTTTAGCTAATAAAAGAGGATACACAATAAAATTAATTGGACAGATTAAAGATGGCTATTTAATTGTTGAGCCAATGCTTGTTCCAATAGACAGCCCATTAAATGTCAAGGGAACTTTAAACGTTGCAATGTTTGAAACTGATTTGGCAAAAGAGGTTGTAGTTGTTGGAAGAGGAGCTGGACCTATAGAAACAGCTTCAGCTATTTTAAGTGATTTAATCCATATCTACAATTCTACTAAAAAATAA